One region of Paenibacillus polymyxa M1 genomic DNA includes:
- a CDS encoding Rrf2 family transcriptional regulator, with translation MNSEKRLRTATPKWLGIALKALVYLEKHGELCASGSIARSIDCEVTLVRRVLTRLVQADLIAAREGREGGYVLTRSADHITLADIYHAIEICDPIFPGMMHEPETNPFCGELAIAVSEILAESERRMLEVWESHTLASLAKRTSLVVGNCNHTEDKDTKSSSQRE, from the coding sequence TTGAATAGTGAAAAAAGACTACGCACCGCAACGCCCAAATGGCTTGGAATTGCGTTAAAGGCGCTTGTCTATTTGGAAAAACACGGGGAACTTTGTGCCAGCGGTTCTATTGCCCGCTCCATTGATTGCGAGGTTACTTTGGTGCGCAGGGTGCTGACGCGGCTTGTGCAGGCAGATTTGATTGCAGCACGTGAAGGGCGCGAGGGAGGTTATGTGCTTACCCGTTCGGCGGATCATATTACACTTGCTGATATATACCATGCCATTGAAATATGTGATCCCATATTCCCGGGTATGATGCATGAACCGGAGACGAACCCTTTTTGCGGGGAGTTGGCGATAGCCGTATCTGAGATTTTAGCTGAGAGTGAACGTCGTATGCTGGAAGTATGGGAATCTCATACGCTTGCTTCGCTCGCCAAGCGTACATCGCTTGTGGTAGGGAATTGCAATCATACTGAAGATAAGGATACCAAGTCATCTTCCCAAAGGGAGTAA
- a CDS encoding glycoside hydrolase family 3 protein: MSHETTGIEYLFQDPKIHLDERVRDLVSRLTLEEKIESMLQYQPAIDRLGVAAYKHGTEAAHGIAWLGEATSFPQPVGLACTWDTELMRQIGSVIADEARVYYRRDPKLNGLTLWAPTVDMERDPRWGRNEEAYGEDPYLTGELSKELVKGIQGDHPVYLKAVATLKHFLGNNNEVDRGVGSSSIDPRNLREYYLRAFEKPFTEGGAQSMMTSYNLINGTPATLYHGVNDIVRGEWGMDGFVVSDAGDVMGIVNDHQYYDSHTPGVAESIRAGIDSITDDAELSKQAIREALEQGLLQEEDLDRALFHTFRVRFRLGEFDPAADNPYASIGEEALMTEQARELSLRAAREQIVLLKNEQELLPLNPAQCGKVAVIGSHGNEVFHDWYSGTLPYRVTPLEAIRAKLESGSAEERVVYSDAKDRVTLTAATDGAKLTVNSSGDMRLSQNGEPTVLTITDWGYGSVTLHDEHLGTYVTSDEETLRVTADEAYGWYVKEVFGLTPVEQGEHLWTTWNGKPVIAGTEGLLKVMKSASPAPNVSDFNDKTFRIETVSDGLAEAIAAAQAADTAIVFVGNHPLINGKEENDRPGLELAASQQRIIEEVYRVNPNTIVVLTGSYPFAIPWLQEHIPAIVYTSHAGQEYGTAIADVLFGDYAPAGRLNMTWVQSEDQLGDIKDYDIIRSGRTYQYFEGEPLYPFGHGLTYSPFEYSDLRTDAHKDNVKSMATLDAADTLQVWVDVTNRGESAGEEVVQLYVRSEASRVKRPLKTLCGFQRIRLEPGETRTITFTVRVKDWAIWDVTRDGYCVESGEYTLLAGASSADIRLEHPVYVRGEVIPPRQAGPRIRAENFDDCFDILLDESKEQKEACVRPRSPQRSGWIAFHGVDMNTVSVVKLQCRVSGNSSDAAIELHLDAPDSPTVARINVGNTGGAQAWVTLSEKVRSASGIRDVYLSLSGEVRLGHFTLGARDPEGSGFQA, translated from the coding sequence TTGAGTCATGAAACAACGGGTATCGAATATTTATTTCAAGATCCGAAGATTCACCTGGACGAGCGTGTACGGGATCTCGTGTCGCGACTAACCTTAGAGGAAAAGATCGAATCTATGCTGCAATACCAGCCGGCCATTGACCGTTTGGGAGTTGCAGCTTACAAGCACGGTACGGAAGCGGCACACGGGATCGCCTGGTTGGGGGAGGCAACTTCATTTCCTCAGCCTGTGGGATTGGCCTGTACTTGGGACACGGAGTTAATGCGGCAGATCGGCTCTGTTATTGCAGATGAGGCGCGTGTCTACTATCGTCGTGACCCAAAATTGAACGGTCTGACCCTGTGGGCACCTACAGTGGATATGGAGCGTGACCCAAGATGGGGACGTAACGAGGAAGCCTACGGCGAAGACCCGTATTTGACGGGAGAATTGTCGAAGGAGTTAGTCAAGGGGATACAGGGTGATCATCCGGTATACTTGAAAGCGGTTGCAACACTGAAACATTTTCTCGGTAACAATAATGAAGTGGACCGGGGAGTCGGCTCCTCCAGCATAGACCCCCGAAACCTGCGGGAATATTATCTAAGAGCTTTCGAGAAGCCTTTTACGGAAGGCGGAGCCCAGTCGATGATGACTTCCTACAACTTGATTAACGGAACGCCTGCTACGTTGTACCATGGTGTTAACGATATTGTCAGAGGCGAATGGGGAATGGACGGCTTTGTCGTAAGTGATGCGGGAGATGTTATGGGGATTGTAAACGACCATCAATATTACGATTCCCATACGCCGGGCGTGGCTGAATCTATTCGCGCAGGAATTGACAGCATTACGGATGATGCGGAGCTCTCCAAGCAGGCAATTCGAGAAGCTTTGGAGCAAGGATTGCTACAAGAAGAAGACTTGGATCGGGCATTGTTCCATACGTTCCGTGTTCGTTTTCGTTTGGGGGAATTTGATCCGGCGGCAGACAATCCCTATGCGTCCATCGGTGAGGAGGCTTTAATGACAGAGCAAGCCCGTGAATTGTCGTTGCGTGCGGCGAGGGAGCAGATCGTACTGCTCAAAAATGAGCAAGAACTTCTGCCATTAAACCCTGCCCAGTGCGGCAAAGTAGCGGTCATTGGTTCGCATGGCAATGAGGTGTTCCACGATTGGTATTCCGGTACGCTGCCTTACCGGGTTACACCGCTGGAGGCGATTCGTGCCAAGCTGGAAAGCGGGAGCGCGGAAGAACGTGTCGTGTACTCCGATGCCAAAGATCGTGTGACCTTGACGGCGGCGACTGATGGCGCGAAGCTCACAGTTAATTCTTCAGGCGATATGCGCCTGTCCCAGAATGGAGAGCCAACGGTATTGACCATAACAGATTGGGGCTATGGTAGCGTGACGCTGCATGATGAACATCTGGGTACCTATGTGACGAGCGACGAGGAGACGCTTCGCGTGACAGCTGATGAAGCGTATGGCTGGTATGTTAAAGAGGTCTTTGGACTGACTCCTGTGGAACAAGGAGAGCATCTGTGGACCACATGGAACGGTAAGCCAGTGATCGCAGGAACTGAGGGCTTATTAAAGGTGATGAAATCCGCAAGTCCTGCACCTAACGTCTCAGACTTCAACGATAAGACTTTCCGTATAGAGACGGTATCGGATGGCTTAGCGGAAGCGATAGCCGCTGCGCAAGCGGCAGATACAGCGATTGTATTCGTTGGAAATCACCCGCTTATTAACGGAAAGGAAGAGAATGATCGCCCAGGCTTGGAACTGGCTGCTTCCCAGCAACGAATTATCGAGGAGGTATATCGTGTCAATCCGAATACGATTGTGGTTCTGACGGGCAGTTATCCATTTGCGATTCCTTGGCTTCAAGAACATATTCCAGCGATCGTATACACGTCTCATGCGGGACAAGAGTATGGTACAGCCATAGCGGATGTATTGTTTGGAGATTATGCACCGGCAGGGCGTCTGAACATGACCTGGGTTCAGAGCGAGGATCAATTGGGTGATATCAAGGATTATGATATCATTCGCAGCGGTCGTACCTATCAATATTTTGAAGGTGAACCGTTATATCCATTTGGACACGGGCTAACGTATTCGCCATTTGAATATAGTGATCTGCGTACAGACGCCCATAAGGATAATGTTAAATCTATGGCTACACTTGACGCCGCGGATACTCTCCAGGTGTGGGTAGATGTGACGAACCGGGGCGAATCTGCTGGCGAAGAGGTTGTACAGCTATATGTACGCTCTGAAGCTTCGCGCGTAAAACGCCCATTGAAGACGTTGTGCGGATTTCAACGCATTCGCTTGGAGCCAGGTGAGACGCGAACAATTACTTTTACGGTTCGAGTGAAAGATTGGGCGATTTGGGATGTAACACGGGATGGCTATTGCGTGGAATCCGGTGAATATACCCTGCTGGCAGGCGCCTCCTCAGCAGATATTCGATTGGAGCATCCTGTGTACGTTCGGGGTGAAGTTATTCCACCACGACAAGCTGGACCAAGGATACGAGCTGAAAACTTTGATGATTGCTTCGACATCCTGCTGGATGAAAGCAAGGAGCAAAAGGAGGCCTGTGTACGTCCCCGTTCACCGCAACGTTCTGGTTGGATCGCCTTTCATGGCGTAGACATGAATACGGTGAGTGTGGTCAAGCTCCAGTGCCGCGTGTCAGGCAACAGCAGTGATGCAGCAATCGAGTTGCATTTGGATGCGCCGGACAGCCCTACTGTGGCGCGCATCAACGTGGGCAATACAGGAGGGGCACAAGCATGGGTGACACTCTCGGAAAAGGTACGATCAGCCTCCGGCATCCGTGATGTATATCTGTCGCTCAGTGGGGAAGTGCGACTGGGTCATTTTACTTTGGGCGCTAGGGATCCAGAGGGTTCCGGCTTTCAGGCTTGA
- a CDS encoding AbrB/MazE/SpoVT family DNA-binding domain-containing protein yields the protein MKNTGMTRPLDQLGRIVLPKEMRTTMDINIGDSLEFFVDEEGFVLRKYTGVSCKFCGAVDHLTYFRDSFICADCIQLLKNDEHVHATSNDAIQAQERTKPIQANTTWQPKQSRVQQGEMVKKLRKLIQEHPNLPQKVYAEMLDISQGRVSQLKKLL from the coding sequence ATGAAAAATACCGGAATGACACGGCCTCTGGACCAGTTGGGGCGAATCGTACTCCCAAAGGAAATGCGTACCACAATGGATATCAATATCGGTGATTCGCTTGAATTCTTCGTAGATGAAGAAGGATTTGTATTAAGGAAATACACGGGTGTCTCCTGCAAATTTTGCGGCGCAGTGGATCATTTAACTTATTTTCGGGACAGCTTTATTTGCGCTGATTGCATTCAGTTATTAAAGAACGATGAACATGTACATGCCACAAGCAATGATGCCATCCAGGCTCAAGAACGCACCAAACCGATCCAAGCCAACACAACCTGGCAGCCCAAGCAATCCAGAGTACAGCAAGGTGAAATGGTAAAAAAGCTCCGCAAGCTGATTCAGGAACATCCGAACCTGCCACAAAAAGTGTATGCAGAAATGCTCGATATTTCCCAAGGCCGTGTGTCCCAACTGAAAAAGCTGCTCTAA